gaaaaggaaaaggaaaaggaaaaggaaaaggaaaaggaaaaagggAAAATTAAGAAACAAATCGGTCTCTTTAACTGAATCTCAAATGCTGAACAGTCACTGGAGATTTTGGACTCCAATTCAGGAGGGAAAAATTGACTCTACAAATTTGTTTTGGTATAATACATAAGATTATTCTTATAATCATCTGCTCTATTTCCCTACTTTATCACTCTATCAtcactccctccctccctccatCCTCCAAcgatgtgaatttgaagttgCCTGTAAGTACGGCTTCTTTGTCTACACAAAGAGATGCCACAATTAGTCACTTGAAAATTCTTAAAAGCACAAGATGTAACAAGTTTTGAAATTCCACTCCTCAAGCCAACACTAGATAAAACGGTTTCAACGAAAAGTATATGGAAGACTATGATATGTAGAGGATCACATTTTCCACTGCACTGAGGTTCTATCAACccaaaccttttttttttttgatagacaaatgaatttaaatttaaaggtcgAGCCACGGAGAACTCGAACCTGAGACCTTTGGTTAACTTGGCCAACTCACACAACCCAAacctattttatttatatggtATGTGAGTGCCTTCACATAGTACTcagataaaatatatatataccatAATGCTAAATGGGGACAGTTTGGTAGTAGAACATAAGTCATGAGTTGGGGACAGCTAAATCATCGGATAAATCATGTGGTAAGGACTTGGGTGTGCTCAAATCAATGtactatattaaataaaaatactacGCCATTTGAAATGAATAAATATAGTGTAAATTTTTATTGCCTTGGATGTTGGGGAACATGGGGTATGAACCCTAGCCTTCACCTCATTAGTTGTTAATACTGTAGGGTTTtttataatactactaaatGTCTAAATCTTCTACTATAGGCTTTTATATAATACTATATGTCTAATGTTCTTCACTTAATTACTTTCTCCCATCAAATTATGAATTCCTGAACAGATGCGAAGATAATCTGAAAGTGCAATCCTAGCAAGTAGCAAAGCTTAATGTCTTTCGCACACATGAGAACTGGACCATACCTGTTAATGAGAGAGCACTTGCTTCATGACGAACATATCTTGTGAATGCCTAAAGGCAGTAAAGTAAAGATGAATATGGCTGCCTAATTATTGAACTTCAACTACAATGTAATTCAAGCATTGCATCAGGAAAAAAGTGTAGCTCAAGGACACAACAGACTGAATCAAATACAAGAAAACAAAAGCTGATTCATAACTAGTCAGAGACATCAAAATTTTACCAGAGATAACAAACAAGCAAAGAGAGATCAAAAGCATGCTGCAAGTACAGAGATACATTGCATCTTATCACATAAGAAGTATCACATGATCCAAATAATATGTTGCCTGCTATAATCAAGAATATGAATCACTCGACACATGATTAGTTTTCTAAGGACTTTAGCTAGAAAGAAGTCTAAACATTTGGACTTTCCATTAACTGCAAGTTTCTATTTCATGCATGAAAATGGGAATATGTAAAGCAAACGAAGTGACAATCCAATCAACCTATGGTTTCCCACCTATGAATCATATCGGAGGGGCAGGGAGGTGGGGgcgtggggggggggggatctTTAATGctcaataaaatgatatttttggaaGGGGTGATTGCCATTTAAATTACAACTTTTCGTTGCCTCCTGGTCAATCCCATAATTTTTAATTGGAACataaaatcataattttcaatttttttccaatCGTTCAATGGTAGTCGAGTCAAAACTGATGTgccaaaataaaatagtacGATGTAGCAACAAAACCACATCGTTTCTGATGAATTGCCATTGGTTTAATCAACACTCAAAATAAAATGACGTTGTTGTCCAAAAACAATGTTGTTTTGTTGTCACTTCATATTTGATTTTGTCATATTAGTTTCAATTTTGACCATTGTGGATAATTGTGAAAAATTAAAGAGTTATGATTTTATATTCcagtttcaaaagttttggGATTGACCAGAATTCAACGAAAAGTTAGGCTTCAAATGACAATTATCCCTTTTTGTGATATCCTTCTTTAAAAGGAAATAACGATTGAAACTATGGCAACATAAACCCAACTGAAGTTACTGAAGTCAGAATTTGGTGCAAATATCGTCTACAGGACTATGGAGGTAAATTTCATGTTCTAACAAGAATCTGAAGCTGAAgaaatatataagaaaaacaGAAGCACCACAAATGTAGAAGAAACAGTATACCTTACTGCGGTCATATTTCAGTGAGGGACTCAAACAATTAATAATTACATCACTCATCCAAATAAGTGAAATTCTACAAATTCCAAATCTTACATAACCCTctcaccccccccccccccaaaaaaaaaaaaaactctgcCTATTTCAGAAAACTGCTCTTTTCTAATGCTTTTTCCtgctttattctccttttcttATTGTGAGAATATTGGATGTAAAATAAAACAGTTGgtatttaaaaagtacaattgtTTGATCAATAGATATTCAATGATAGCCATACAACCCACGTGCAATTCACTCAAGATATACATTTGTATGAAAAAAATTACTAAGCCAATATATGCAACAAAGTAAGATATGGGAACTTGCCTGGACAGAAAGTAAGGCACCTTCGGTCGGTTTTGATTTACCATCATCTGAATACACATTCCTGCATTATAGTCAAAAGACCAAAGGCATTAAACATCAATACATTCTACATCACAATCCTTCATGGTGGATAATTCAGCATAACCTTCGCCTCCACCAATTTCGCCACATATGATAAGTTATTCAGATTCATCAAGGCTCTAGCTTAGGAAAAATTGCTGGCTTGATGCCAAAAGCTAGCTAGCTATTGTAATATTTTATATACAGGTGAAAGAGGGGAAAGCATGCACAACACTGTGCATCACATGTAGCTGTGTATATTATGAAAATCCCATACCTCCAGATAACATTTTGCAGCTCATCATGTTTTCCAATTGCAGCATCGTACGCAACAATATTTCCGTAAAATATTCGCTCCAATTCTTTCATCCATTTGGATAACAGTAAATTTACCTGAATTTCAGGGATAATTTAAAATAACAGCATCAGAAAACTATAGTATCAAGAGAGAAAGTTCCCAAATCACTTCCAGGGTTTTTATATAAAGTTGCTCAATTGAACTTTGACAACATCCTATTGAATTATGAACCCTATCATGCTAACAATAATCTACAATGCAGTAACTGATCAATAAATATACTAAATATAATCTTAAGTATTAACCTATCAAATTGTGAAAGACAATGTAGAAATAACCAATACCAGGTTACTACCAACAGAACTTGAAGGTAACTCACCCCAGCCTTGGAGACCCTCAGTTCAAGATCATGATTGTAAATCTCAGATAAGTATTGACCCAACTCAACACCGTCCTTCCCCTCCTTCTTTAAACGACGTAGACAAAGCCACATATGGAGTACAAGCAAGGAAAAGGTTGTTTTGAAAGTCTGCTCCAAGCAAAACACTGCATGACAATATGgtaaataggagtatatattaaagTAACAAAGCGACAGTAGTTAAGAATCGcaaaaaaaatctttttttttaagaCATGGAACTTAAATGATAGTCATATGACAAAATCTAGCAACCAATACGGACAACAGGAACACTGGACATATTCTATCATATCTATTTTTACATGGAACTCAACAAATGTCAAACAGAAAGAGTAAATAGATTGCAGTAAAATGTCTGTAACAAGCTACAAAAAAAAACTGACCATCGTATATAGCAGGCCTATCAACTTGATATTGTACACGAGTGTAAATAGCATTAGCCCGACGGATGAACTGACTCTGCTTGCTGTAGAACAGCATCAACTTCAGTATAAATCGTCTAATACCCACGTACTGGGGTTCATCAATTCTATATGGTGAGTCAGCTGCCAATGCCAATGAACGTGGCTTCGACCAAAACAAGTTGTTAAGATTCACCTATTGATGCACGTAATTGTAGGTCAGGCAAGGAAAACTGAATAGCGACAAAATCTCATATTAGCCAAGCCAACATGAATTCACATAAACTATATTTACATTACCACTTCACTTTATGTTGCTTTCTACCACAGTACCACACCAGCCTTCACCCAATGAAAATATAAGTTTCTGTAATGAATCAAACCCATCTACAAAAAAATTCTCTACAAAAAATTTAGGCACATCCAGACAGAAGCAATACATACATTTCATCATTTGATTCATTTCTCACTAATACTTTAAACCCCTAAATCTACCAAACTGTTAGAAGAATTTCCCTTTACATAATAACAAGATAATCTGATTGAGTAAACAAGACTAACTCCAACCAACAATCAACAATCCATTAACTGACAGTGCCCCAAACTATCCCAATCCCAAAATAATTCAACCGATCCAAACAAATGCTTTccataatagaaaaaaaaaataataataaaaataataaaataaaacatgtacTCTATTACTACTAATTTTTAGCATATGACTGAAGGAGCTAAATCAATAAGCGATCCCCATACCTCGGGCTTACTGATGTCGCTCTTAGCATCTGGCTCAACAGCTGCAGCAACCTTTGCATAATCCCGAAATAGAAAAGGTGATGATTCTCTCTTCACAAATTCACTGTTTTTCTGGAAACTATTAATACTGTTTATACGGCTCAAAACTCTTCCCCACCTCGGCAACATTCTCGTTTGAGCTTATCTGATGTGATGTATTCAGAAAAAAAGAGCAAAATATGGAGAAGAAAAATATGGGGACGAATTAAGTTTCATAAACCctagtaaaaaagaaaaaataaaagcaatTTACGCAAAATACCTCACAAATAATGTGATTAGCAACTGAAGCTGAAAATCGCCGTCTGATTAACAACTCGAAAATTGCGCGAcgttatgttttgttttctcaGTGTGGATGATTTAAGCTCATTTTTTCTGCATTTTCACTTATTTTCTAGATTAATTGCAAAAGCATAAATCTCGGCAATTTTTAGCACTCTCACGtccatttaaataataattttactaCCGTCATTTAAGTTCAACtcaaacttaattttttttactcacaaatttaaaaaatatttgggTTTGGTTTTAGTGtaaatctaaaaataaatatttttttcccaaaaaataaaaatatgattggTTTTGGAGTACTATTATAGTTAATAATCTATCATATTTTTGGATTTAATGTACCCTAGGAGACGGTCTTAGTTGTATTTATTCGTATACTCAATTACTTAAACTccagttccctcatagttgaattatttttctattttatgaatttctctcatagttgagtcattttcatttgtaGTATTTCTTCTGTCCCTTATAATTTATTACCATTTGACCCgatatgaattttaagaaatgcaatagaaagtggattgaaaaaaattagtatgtggatcctatttttatatattaattttataataaaatgtgagtgtgaatgagtaagtggaatgtagggtgcccactacaaaaaatggtaaaagtgaacggtgacaaatttttagggcggactaatataaaaataagtgataatttttagggacggatggAGAAATAATTaacactttttctcactcttacttaactttctcttactttattctctctattttattcacttctactctattctctctactttttttaacTCTCTTACATTTTTATTCATCTTCTTAACACACTAAACATCTCTTTCTTGATGTGGAAACTCATCAAATTGATATGTCCTGCCTCCATACGTCAACTGCCAAATTGCAATCATGCACTTCTGCAGAACTTGATTTGTCGGATGCATCAGGACGTTCCTGGAAGTAAGCATCACGTCCCGCTAACGTGTTTGCAATGCCTAAGAAAACACAACGGCACATTCTGAAACAACAGCGAAAAAATGTTACGCCCCACCGTGGTTTGCCAGCAAAGTCCGCGACTAGCCGTTCGGCCGGCCACGACATGCTCTCGGAACACGAGCTCACGATGTTGGATTGCCCTAGGTACCGGTTGTTGCCATTGCTGCAGGACCTTCTTGTAATATTGCTGACCATAGTTCAACATGAGCTCAtcttcaaaatttgaaaaatcatCTTCAGAATTCATATGTAGGacttcctccgtccctaaagagtatAAACAATTGGttcggcacaggttttaataaatatggggaacaagtgagagagagagagagagtattggaaataatattagTGGAGATTGGGGTCCACATTATTGTAATGATATAAGTTGGTAATAGTAATGGTAtatgttgtaaataaaatgatatgtagAGGCAATTTGTTATTTGActttatcaaaattaaaaagttcatacttttcaaagACGggcgaaaaaagaaatactacgttcatactctttggggacggaaggagtagtagAAAGTggaaaacatagaaaaaaatggaaatagggATGGTAAAATGAGGAGAAGAATGTCggtatttataaataaattcttttaaaatttgaaatcttGTGGCGGAAACCGCACGCAAAAGCGTCGCGGAATCCGTCGATCGCCTAGCAACCCGCCGCGGGCGAGCGCATCCGCCAGACGCCCCACCGACTTTCCTCTTACAATAACCCCGGCGAGGCTAAATTTTTGGCACTATTACGCATGCTCTTAATGGATATAGCCAATAGACAAAAATGGATCTGAAcctaaatttttcaaaatgaaCAAAAAGGTCACAAATAATACAAAATAAACCTCAAATCTGATAACTCTCTTATCACTGGCAAAATTTATAAGCGTAATATTGGGTAATAGTTTTTGcacttcactcttttttctAAAACCAACACTTCTTTGAAAAGTGTGGGGCTGTGGGCTACTGATTTGTTATGGGCTACATATTCATATATTGTCATGCCACTTATTTGAGTTCATCATTTCTGCGTGTGTGTGACATTTATAACACAACAATGAAAAAAATGGGATATTCATccctaaaatcatgaactttggtcaaattttgatattttccatTAACTTTAACATTGGTAttaaatatcacaaactttacattttgtttgttatttcccatggCAGCCCAAATAAGATATCTTCGGTAAAAATCTTATTATAGGTGGACAACCGTGAAATGTTTACGATATTTTAGATTACTTTTTAAGTTTGTgacaagtaggataaaaaaaCTACGTAGAGAGTCACATTGATTTAGTAGTCCCAAATAGGATAAAAAAATGCACGGAAGTTGGTTGGATGTGGTGATTGACCtatcatgggaaataacaaacaaaatgtaaaatttgtgatattttagaccAATTTTAACGTTCATGGGAAATGCCCAAATTTGACCaaagttcatggttttagagaccaatatcccgaaaaaaataacaaaaaaatcctTTAAAAATGGAAGTTATGATTTATTGATGGCATTAAATATGATAAGTAGTTGCAGCCCCAATTAATTCAAGAAGATACATCCATGTAAATGATCGGTGATGAAAAGCTCCACATATATAGAAGCTGGTCCATGAATTTTGTTGTCCCAATTTTGTTCCTCGCATTTACCTTTTGGAATTATAAAATCTCAAAGTCAAATGTAACCGAATATAGAAGTATAAAAGAGGTAGCCTCAACCAATCATCTTAATTAATAAGCCAAAAATCAAATTGACCCTATaactttttaaattgttttatcgATTTCTAATGCTTTATTTTAAGAGTTGGGTGATTGGGAAGAAATCTCGATGAAGATGACTTTTCATTCGTATGAATGGTTTTACAAATATGGAGTAATGAAccgaatatatatttttaattttttatgaaattcaTTTCCAAAGACTCAAACAATAAATTGGTGATGTTCGACTTAGATGAAGGGTCAAATTTTTCATCGGTCAATTTTCACCAAGTGTGTGGCATGACGTTTAGATCTAATTTGCGTGGATAGTGATTTCATTTAATAACAATTTGAAGAATTGTAGAGTTGTCTATTGCTTAATTCTCACTGTTCATAATTAAAACGTGATATTTCTactttaatataaaaataactgATTTATTCCAATCAAAATCCACCCCAAACTTCAATTTTGGTAACAGCTTAGTTAAATTATTTATGCATATATAAATAACTTTCAATGCAAGGTACGctatataaatattagtaatatatttgAGACAAAATATTTGATCcattacaatatttacaacttaaTCAAATTTTCTGAGGATATATACATATTCTAGgtgctgttaggttgagattttttagcttaattaagAATTGAGATACATTTTCAGtcactcatccacaacattttcgaaatgtcaactacaagtagaaTATGTCAACtcaggggtattatcgtcaatagtctgcacatcaaatgtcaatagtctgcacatcaaatgtcaacaacttatatttgacattatatgtgtatagttgacatgaattctatatgtaattgatattataagtgtgtagttgacatgaattgtatatgtagttgacatggattgtacacatagttgacattatatgtgtgtagttgacataaattgtagatatagttgacattatatgtgtagttgacattgATTGTATacgtagttgacaaaaaaaatgtaaaaataaaaaaaattaaaataaaaaagtatttattgaataaaatgtaccatgaaattaccattatgtcctttcataattaattaatctaaaaatatttttcatgtggcaaattctggaccactcatttaataaaaatgagtggctgataacgCATCTCAGTTCTCAATTAGGcttaaaaatctcaattgatcacaactctctctctctctctctctatatatatatatatatatagggtcatgatctatggcaaacacctcttaaccatataactagagaacaaatcatagccacaagattaaaaaaatcaagggctagtattaatttttgaatttaaggagatattagctccctcaatcacaaatttactccataataacaagtcaggggtattatggtcattgcaCAGTGAATTAACTCCAATATCAGGTTAGGTTCgaaaattgaattcatttgaaaccgcttcttcttctctcttctcctcttctctgttCACCATCGTAAAATCGCCGATTAAACCGCATTCAAGTCGTCGCCTATATTACATGTTGCACCCAGATTGTTTGAAACCGAAGATGAATTCATCAAATTTGGGGGAAATTTAAAATTAGTGTTTGAAGAAATGGGATTGGGAACCAAACCAATCTTCTCAACACTGGATCTGTTGGTGTTTGGGAAAATTGGGAGCGAGGGCATGAAGCTGCTTCCCCCAAATTGCTCCCCACCGATCCCTTGATCCACCACACCAAAGCCGCCGCTAAAATTGAAATCTGCGGCGGCACCTCCGCCAAATTGGACGAACTTACTGAGATTCCCCATTGCACGATCGTCCACATCAGCCATTACATAGCGGAGGAATGCTTGTTCCTGGCTGGGAGACTCCGATAGCACGCCGTGCTACAAGCCGTCACCGATTACGTGTTTAATCATGCCCATCGTAATAATTGTAAAGGCTAAGAAGAACAAATTTGCTCTTGTAAACTTCAAGCGTTTATGAACTATTGTAGAAAActtcatttaaatttaatagcaagtatttattttacattaatatcttgtttactctttaattcactgttgtgttGTATCTATTTACTTCACTGAATAAGGAActagtgttttgtaaacaagagtgaagtaaaataacagtaagagtgatgtgttttgtgaacaaaagtgaagtaaaatcagagtaagagtgatgtgttttaaatcagaacaagagttaagtaaaatcagaataagagtgacgtgttttgtgaacaagagtgaagtaaaatcataataagagtgacgtgttttatgaacaagagtgaagtaaaatcataataagagtgatgtgtttagtcaacaagagtgaagtaaaatcagaataagagtgatgtgttttgtgaacaagagtgaagtaaaatcagaataagagtgacgtgttttgtgaacaagagtgaagtaaaatcagaataagagtgatgtgttttgtgaacaagagtgaagtaaaatcataataagagtgacgtgttttgtgaacaagagtgaagtaaaatcagaataagagtgacgtgttttgtgaacaagagaaccctaaacctaaaccctaaaaaaaagtgaagtaaaatcagaataagagtgacatgttttgtgaacaagagtgaagtaatatcataataagagtgatgtgtttagtaaacaagagtgaagtaaaattagaataagagtgacgtgttttgtgaacaagagtgaagtaaaatcagaataagagtgacgtgttttgtgaacaagagtgaagtaaaatcagaataagagtgacgtgttgtgtaaacaagagtgaagtaaaatcagaataagagtgacgtgttttgtgaacaagagtgaagtaaaatcagaataagagtgacgtgtcttgtgaacaagagtgaagtaaaatcggaataagagtgacgtgttttgtgaacaagagtgaagtaaaatcagagtaagagtgacgtgttttgtgaacaagattgaagtaaaatgagTTCAAAAAAAAGCTTTCGAATCAAcagaaaatattcaaaattcagATCAATTCATCTTAATCTTCAACCTCATGATAACACCATTCCAGTGTTATTCCATTTACCCTTTTCTTTTTAACAGAAGTTGATTGGCAGCCATGAGTTTTAttgtgaaaattttgaaaacgaTGAAAGGTTAGTAATATTTTTATCCAAAAAAGGTATCAATTATCATACTCCAATCAAAATTACAATACATTCAATTCAAATTTCATTATCTGAATCAAAATAAATTCAGAATCTTCAGCACAGTGAGCAGCGGCGCGCGGCTAGAATGCGCCTGTTCGACTCCGAATCCAGCTCAAATACCTCCTCCTCGTTGGCCAGACACTCCACCACGGTGCCCCTGCACCCCGATCTAACCGCTGGCATCACCCACCCCGTTTCCGCCGGTGGAGGAGGGCGTCGccatgcaatttttattaatagaacAGCTCTTCAAGGATGATCCTCGCAGTAACTGttcttccgctgccagccctcCCAACAATCCAGAAAATGCCGCATGGCCTCACACCTCCAACCAGTTTTTTCTTAATGCCACTAATCTCATCGGAGATTCCAACCATCTGTACTCCGAAATCCCTAATTGACGAAAAATCTGATGtgattttaaatttcataatgtaattgCCAAATATACCCTTAgcctattttgtattattaaaataaataatatttgttccattaagatgtgtggctgagatttgttctctagttatacacttaagattagttatatcttgatcactaccctatatatatatatatatatatatatgatcctgttaggttgagattttttagcttaattgagaattgagatgcattttcagccactcatccacaacattttcgaaatgtcaactgcaagtagattatgtcaactcgggggtattatcgtcaatagcctgcacatcaaatgtcaacaacttatagttgacattatatgtgtatagttgacatgaattgtatatgtaattgacattatatatgtagttgacatggattgtacacatagttgacattatatgtgtgtagttgacaaaaaaattttaaaaacaaatttaaaaaaaatttaaaaaagtatttattgaataaaatataccatgaaattaccattctgccctttcataattaattaatctaaaaatattttcaatgtggcaaattctggaccactcatttaataaaaataagtggctgataatgcatctcaattttcaattaggctaaaaaatctcaattgatcacaactctatcgTCCCTTGGCCATAACTCTTATTTATGcatttacttggccaacaagcaacCTTTTAAATCGAAGTTACCGACACACATACATTGTAATGGAATTGACAACAAGATACTTTTGTTCTATAGAGCATCATAATCATtgttgtctcgtggaagttCATTTCAaccataa
This sequence is a window from Salvia splendens isolate huo1 chromosome 5, SspV2, whole genome shotgun sequence. Protein-coding genes within it:
- the LOC121802709 gene encoding ubiquinol-cytochrome-c reductase complex assembly factor 1-like isoform X1; its protein translation is MLPRWGRVLSRINSINSFQKNSEFVKRESSPFLFRDYAKVAAAVEPDAKSDISKPEVNLNNLFWSKPRSLALAADSPYRIDEPQYVGIRRFILKLMLFYSKQSQFIRRANAIYTRVQYQVDRPAIYDVFCLEQTFKTTFSLLVLHMWLCLRRLKKEGKDGVELGQYLSEIYNHDLELRVSKAGVNLLLSKWMKELERIFYGNIVAYDAAIGKHDELQNVIWRNVYSDDGKSKPTEGALLSVQAFTRYVRHEASALSLTDKEAVLTGNFKFTSLEDGGREGVMIE
- the LOC121802709 gene encoding ubiquinol-cytochrome-c reductase complex assembly factor 1-like isoform X2, which produces MLPRWGRVLSRINSINSFQKNSEFVKRESSPFLFRDYAKVAAAVEPDAKSDISKPEVNLNNLFWSKPRSLALAADSPYRIDEPQYVGIRRFILKLMLFYSKQSQFIRRANAIYTRVQYQVDRPAIYDVFCLEQTFKTTFSLLVLHMWLCLRRLKKEGKDGVELGQYLSEIYNHDLELRVSKAGVNLLLSKWMKELERIFYGNIVAYDAAIGKHDELQNVIWRNVYSDDGKSKPTEGALLSVQLKFNN